A window of Solea senegalensis isolate Sse05_10M linkage group LG20, IFAPA_SoseM_1, whole genome shotgun sequence contains these coding sequences:
- the LOC122786200 gene encoding sodium/hydrogen exchanger 3-like isoform X2, with protein MRLCGFVHVWLLGSVLLLLPLRGVTQVKDGHPGYHSNSTESQHGHGSSITEVPIVTFKWHHVEKPYLIALWILVAFLGKMVIEANHHVTSIIPESALLICFGFILGGMIWGADKKQTFTLTPEVFFFYLLPQVILDAGYTMPNKLFFSNLGAIMIYAIIGTCWNAASVGLSLWGCHMGGAMGNIEVGLLQYLLFGSLIAAVDPVAVIAVFEQVHVNEVLFIMVFGESLLNDGVTVVLFNVFDAFVSLGGPAINAAEIVKGIVSFFVVAFGGSLMGFVFGLLISILTRCTKNIKIIEPGFVFVLGYLSYLTAEMLSLSAILSIVFCGICCQKYINSNMDENSVNTVRYCMKVLANGSETMIFVFLGISAIDKEIWVWNTGFILLTLLFIIVYRIIGVFFLTWILNKFRLVPIEFIDQVIMSYGGLRGAVAYGLAVMLDGSKIKEKNLMISTTLIVVYFTVIFQGITMKPLVMWLKVKRAQATEITLIEKVQNKVFDHMLIAIEDISGQIGHNYMRDKWKHFEEKWMSWVLMKPSARKSRDHVFSVFHQLNLKDALSYVAEGERRGSLEFIRNESAIVNFKKKFEEDYDVVMPDIMADMSDDRGDMSDIRNPVPSVSLEMHEQTMKGVRETEDVNSHHLLHQHLYKSRKQHRHRYSRSHFNINEDENEVQEIFQRTMRSRLESFKSAKMGVAPPKTISKHPKKDQQQKMANGKPMDKTKSSHSGDEDFEFSEADSASGFEASGQSFPMRVTYRPGAGIENPAFMPDMDPMAPLQIPPWLAEAELDSSTVAPSQRAQVRLPWTPNNLRRLAPLRISTRSTDSFMMADTPAILQVQQQQQRRRRERDEDFDLPPPPPPPPTDM; from the exons TCATTGAGGCCAACCACCATGTGACCAGCATAATCCCGGAGAGTGCCCTGCTCATCTGCTTCGGATTTATCCTGGGTGGGATGATCTGGGGCGCGGACAAGAAACAGACTTTCACACTGACACCGGAAGTGTTCTTCTTCTACCTGTTGCCTCAAGTCATCCTGGACGCGGGCTACACAATGCCAAACAAGCTCTTCTTCAGCAACCTGGGGGCCATCATGATCTACGCCATCATCGGGACCTGCTGGAACGCCGCCAGTGTGGGGCTGTCGCTGTGGGGGTGTCACATGGGAGGAGCCATGG GTAACATAGAGGTCGGCCTGCTGCAGTATCTTCTCTTCGGCAGTCTCATCGCCGCGGTGGACCCTGTAGCCGTCATTGCCGTGTTCGAGCAGGTCCATGTCAACGAGGTCCTCTTCATTATGGTGTTTGGAGAGTCGTTGCTCAACGATGGCGTGACAGTG GTGCTCTTCAATGTATTTGATGCGTTCGTATCATTGGGAGGACCCGCAATTAATGCTGCAGAGATAGTTAAAGGAATAG tgTCTTTCTTTGTCGTGGCTTTCGGTGGTTCCCTcatgggttttgtttttggcctGCTGATCTCTATTCTGACCAGATGCACCAAAAACATCAAGATCATCGAGCCGGGCTTCGTCTTTGTCCTGGGATATCTCAGCTACCTGACCGCTGAGATGCTCTCGCTGTCTGCCATCCTCTC cATCGTCTTCTGTGGTATCTGCTGCCAGAAGTACATCAATTCAAACATGGATGAGAACTCCGTCAACACGGTCAGATACTGCATGAAGGTTCTGGCCAACGGATCTGAGACGATGATCTTTGTCTTCCTCGGCATCTCGGCCATCGACAAAGAAATCTGGGTTTGGAACACGGGCTTCATCCTCCTCACGctcctcttcatcatcgtcTACAGGATAATTg gtgtgtttttcctcacctGGATCCTGAACAAGTTCAGGCTAGTCCCCATAGAGTTCATCGATCAGGTGATCATGAGCTACGGTGGCCTGCGAGGGGCTGTAGCATACGGCCTGGCTGTGATGCTGGATGGGAGCAAGATAAAGGAGAAGAATCTGATGATCAGCACCACACTCATCGTGGTGTActtcactgtcatttttcag GGAATAACCATGAAACCACTGGTCATGTGGCTCAAAGTCAAGAGAGCACAAGCTACAGAGATCACACTTATAGAGAAAGTGCAGAATAAG gtGTTTGATCACATGCTTATTGCCATAGAGGACATATCTGGACAAATTGGACACAACTACATGAGGGATAA GTGGAAGCACTTTGAGGAGAAGTGGATGTCGTGGGTCTTGATGAAGCCATCGGCGAGGAAGAGCCGCGACCACGTCTTCAGTGTCTTCCATCAGCTGAACCTCAAGGATGCTCTCAGCTACGTGGCAGAG GGTGAACGCAGAGGCTCCCTGGAGTTCATCCGCAATGAAAGTGCAATCGTCAACTTCAAGAAGAAGTTTGAAGAAGACTACGATGTGGTGATGCCCGACATCATGGCCGACATGTCGGACGACCGCGGTGACATGTCGGATATAAG AAACCCGGTGCCGTCAGTGAGCCTGGAAATGCACGAGCAGACAATGAAGGGTGTGAGAGAAACTGAGGACGTCAACAGTCACCACCTGCTGCATCAGCACCTGTACAAGAGCAGGAAACAG CACCGGCACAGGTACAGTCGCAGCCATTTCAATATCAACGAAGATGAGAACGAGGTGCAGGAGATTTTCCAGAGGACCATGAGGAGCCGCCTGGAGTCCTTCAAGTCCGCAAAGATGGGCGTTGCTCCGCCAAAGACGATTTCCAAGCACCCGAAGAAAGATCAGCAGCAAAAG ATGGCAAACGGAAAACCAATGGACAAAACTAAAAGCTCCCACTCCGGAGATGAAG ATTTTGAGTTTTCAGAAGCAGACAGCGCGTCTGGTTTTGAAGCATCAGGACAATCATTCCCCATGAGAGTCACCTACAGAccaggag CTGGAATTGAGAACCCGGCCTTCATGCCGGACATGGACCCCATGGCTCCACTGCAGATCCCGCCGTGGCTGGCGGAGGCCGAGCTGGACAGCAGCACGGTCGCGCCGTCACAGCGAGCCCAGGTCAGGCTGCCGTGGACGCCCAACAACCTGCGCCGCCTCGCTCCACTCCGCATTAGCACCCGCTCCACTGACTCCTTCATGATGGCTGACACTCCGGCCATCCtgcaggtgcagcagcagcagcagcggcggcggagGGAGAGGGACGAGGACTTTGACctgcctcctccccctcctcctcctccaactgACATGTAG